One Sulfolobus sp. S-194 DNA segment encodes these proteins:
- a CDS encoding GH116 family glycosyl hydrolase, with the protein MDNGIPLGGLGTGKIEFFPDLTISNITIMNNWSNPLRNIRGFHIVKDGIFLQTNPGKNIPLPPEYKKVKEIRVMEKFPKIEYEIPEVNAKITVYSIINKDLKESSLPTVVIKVRGNGVFAISFPNIVGSRRAGRVNYAVKKKLNGVLFTNERSLQWDSAYGNMFLGCMGCKVYAGYSFYVPSERGMTEDISPLLSLGEKDYYKIESYAREEIAGIVWKEIHGEDAFILSWYFNGKPHHYPYGHYYENWFSNSYEIAEYIFTNNPKIGLEDEDSWVNEAYRDGLYILTHSWFTKDGRFAIYEDPEVSLLMNTIGAMTWDSASFPLLELYPDLVKRMDEYFGLFIRNGEAPHDLGEESIEDPIYGASFGYPWTDLGSTWVLMIYRDYKFTNDLAFLKRNYGKMREVIDWLISLDKDNDCIPDSKGGFDNSYDGTYMYGASSYVGSMFLCALRAFISASKILGIEYSKYEDCLRRGIATFNSLWNGKYFIAWKNGNRKKESCMSSQILGQFWCDILGLEPITGEDKVSKALRTIYELNGKASKFCLVNSVNPDGSIDTETNQMRSCWSRVAFAVSAHMIIRGLRDEGIEIAKREWETIKSLGKWNQSSRIDGITGNKVGLPYYIGSASTWFIKFALTNYTK; encoded by the coding sequence ATGGATAATGGCATACCTTTAGGAGGCTTAGGTACTGGAAAGATTGAGTTCTTCCCAGATTTGACAATTAGTAATATCACCATAATGAATAATTGGAGTAATCCACTAAGAAACATTAGGGGATTTCATATAGTTAAGGATGGGATATTTCTTCAAACAAATCCAGGAAAGAACATTCCCTTGCCCCCTGAATATAAAAAGGTTAAAGAGATAAGGGTTATGGAGAAATTCCCTAAAATAGAATATGAAATACCAGAGGTTAATGCTAAGATAACTGTTTATTCTATAATTAACAAGGATTTAAAAGAATCTTCTTTACCAACAGTAGTAATTAAGGTTAGAGGTAATGGTGTCTTTGCAATATCTTTTCCTAATATTGTTGGTAGTAGAAGGGCTGGTCGAGTTAATTATGCAGTGAAAAAGAAGCTAAATGGGGTCCTGTTCACTAATGAGAGGTCTTTGCAATGGGATTCCGCTTATGGTAATATGTTTTTAGGTTGTATGGGTTGTAAAGTTTATGCAGGCTATTCTTTTTATGTACCATCGGAGAGGGGGATGACTGAAGATATTTCGCCGCTACTTTCTCTAGGTGAAAAAGATTATTACAAGATTGAAAGTTATGCTAGGGAAGAGATTGCAGGAATTGTATGGAAAGAAATTCATGGAGAAGACGCTTTTATCCTTTCTTGGTATTTTAATGGTAAGCCTCATCATTATCCTTATGGTCACTACTACGAGAATTGGTTTAGTAATTCTTATGAAATTGCAGAGTATATCTTTACTAATAATCCTAAAATAGGACTTGAGGATGAGGATTCATGGGTTAATGAAGCATACAGGGATGGATTGTACATCCTTACTCATAGTTGGTTTACTAAAGATGGTAGATTCGCCATTTATGAAGATCCTGAAGTTTCTCTTTTGATGAACACTATAGGTGCTATGACTTGGGATTCTGCATCTTTTCCTTTACTTGAGCTTTACCCGGATTTAGTGAAACGGATGGATGAGTACTTTGGTTTGTTTATTAGAAATGGTGAGGCGCCACATGATTTAGGTGAGGAAAGTATTGAAGACCCAATTTATGGAGCTTCTTTTGGTTATCCATGGACTGATTTGGGTTCTACTTGGGTTTTAATGATATATAGAGATTATAAGTTTACTAATGACTTAGCTTTTCTAAAGAGAAATTATGGAAAAATGAGGGAAGTTATCGATTGGTTAATTTCTTTAGATAAGGATAATGATTGTATTCCAGATAGTAAAGGTGGGTTTGATAATTCTTATGATGGTACATATATGTATGGTGCTTCATCATACGTAGGATCAATGTTTCTCTGTGCTTTAAGAGCTTTTATCTCTGCTTCTAAGATTCTTGGGATTGAGTATTCAAAATATGAGGATTGTTTAAGGAGAGGTATAGCGACTTTTAATTCCCTATGGAATGGTAAATACTTTATTGCGTGGAAGAATGGTAATAGGAAAAAGGAGAGTTGTATGAGTTCTCAAATTTTGGGTCAATTCTGGTGCGATATTTTAGGTTTAGAACCTATAACTGGTGAGGATAAGGTTAGTAAGGCTTTAAGGACTATTTATGAGTTAAATGGTAAGGCATCAAAGTTCTGTCTTGTAAATTCAGTGAACCCAGATGGTAGTATTGATACTGAGACTAATCAGATGAGAAGTTGCTGGTCTAGGGTAGCTTTCGCTGTTTCGGCTCATATGATAATTAGGGGTTTAAGGGATGAGGGAATTGAGATTGCTAAGAGAGAGTGGGAGACTATAAAAAGTTTAGGAAAATGGAATCAGAGTTCTAGGATTGATGGGATAACTGGTAATAAAGTTGGTCTACCTTATTATATCGGTAGTGCTTCAACATGGTTTATTAAGTTTGCTTTAACTAACTACACTAAATGA
- a CDS encoding ZIP family metal transporter: MFNLFPIILGFIAGSTVAFGSIIVTARKFGKTKLGYLAAFTGGILSYLALDTGSGAEEIVNNFLISNEYKSFLVSLIITSIGFLATWISLSLFERNDQSLVVSMGLGFHNIGEGFAIAAALLAGSISSAWAFTIGFAVHNMTEGFAISTPSFINRNKVSIIRLIILSLIAGLPTALGASIYYLGISNQIFLALLDVVASASLVYVMVKINISAASLLGGFKTKFWTWIFIGVAITYGLESLLTFLGMT, encoded by the coding sequence ATGTTTAATTTGTTCCCTATAATTCTTGGTTTTATAGCTGGCTCTACAGTAGCATTTGGTTCTATAATAGTTACGGCGAGAAAATTTGGTAAAACTAAACTTGGATATTTAGCTGCTTTTACTGGAGGAATACTCTCGTATTTAGCATTAGATACTGGTTCTGGAGCTGAAGAAATAGTTAACAATTTTTTAATCTCAAACGAATATAAGAGTTTTCTAGTATCTCTTATAATTACTTCTATAGGATTTTTAGCAACATGGATAAGTTTAAGTTTATTTGAAAGAAACGATCAATCACTAGTTGTGTCTATGGGACTAGGATTTCATAATATAGGGGAGGGATTTGCTATAGCCGCTGCATTATTAGCTGGTTCTATATCTTCTGCGTGGGCATTTACAATAGGTTTTGCTGTACATAACATGACAGAGGGATTTGCTATTTCAACACCATCTTTTATAAATAGAAATAAAGTTAGTATCATAAGGTTAATTATTCTTTCTCTAATAGCTGGATTACCAACCGCACTAGGAGCTTCAATATATTACCTAGGTATATCAAATCAGATCTTCTTAGCATTGCTTGATGTAGTAGCATCGGCATCTCTTGTTTATGTTATGGTAAAAATAAACATTTCCGCTGCGTCACTACTAGGCGGATTTAAAACAAAGTTTTGGACATGGATATTTATTGGAGTAGCAATAACATACGGATTAGAATCTTTACTTACCTTTTTAGGAATGACTTGA
- a CDS encoding ATPase domain-containing protein — protein sequence MEGYTVIIKTGNEDLDRRLSGLPFPALIMIEGDHGTGKSVLAAQICFGLLISDKKGYVITTEQTTKDYLMKMRDVKINLIPFFIKGSLGVAPLNTNRFNWNSNLANKILDLIIDFVKKRKNIEFLIIDSLSVLATFAEERQILQFMKESRVLVDLGKLILFTIHPDVFGEEIKSRITSIVDVYFKLSAVTIGGRRIKVLERVKTVGGIQGSDTISFDIDPALGIKVIPLSLSRA from the coding sequence TTGGAGGGGTATACTGTGATAATAAAAACCGGAAATGAGGATTTAGATAGAAGATTATCTGGATTGCCGTTTCCCGCACTAATCATGATTGAGGGAGATCATGGAACTGGTAAAAGTGTACTAGCTGCACAAATATGTTTTGGGCTGTTAATTTCCGATAAAAAAGGTTACGTAATAACTACTGAACAGACTACTAAGGATTATTTAATGAAAATGAGGGATGTAAAAATAAACTTAATCCCTTTTTTTATAAAGGGTAGCCTTGGAGTGGCTCCGTTAAATACAAATAGATTTAACTGGAATTCAAATTTAGCTAATAAGATTCTCGATTTGATTATAGATTTTGTGAAAAAAAGAAAAAATATTGAGTTCTTAATTATAGATAGTTTATCCGTATTGGCAACTTTTGCTGAGGAGAGACAAATACTACAATTCATGAAAGAATCTAGAGTGTTAGTAGATTTAGGGAAATTAATACTTTTTACAATTCATCCAGACGTATTCGGTGAAGAAATAAAAAGTAGAATCACTAGTATAGTTGATGTTTATTTTAAATTGTCAGCTGTTACTATAGGAGGTAGAAGGATTAAAGTATTAGAGAGAGTAAAGACGGTAGGTGGAATTCAAGGTTCTGATACAATATCTTTTGATATAGATCCTGCCTTAGGAATTAAAGTAATTCCGTTATCCTTATCGAGGGCGTAG
- a CDS encoding flagellar protein F, which produces MSFSLILTYAFLIFISVSLALILLSTYIRNQQLLTYSEEIQQRIELNELNTKILIKSVYVSNNLVYVTVTNNGSTTFYDFKSFVVIVKYYANISNVSTLILSQYNYSTVLASYKWISSAIVIPPDSNAVFTIELPYPPYPNTKATIVISTNYGNEAIWRGIL; this is translated from the coding sequence ATGAGTTTTTCACTTATTTTAACATATGCTTTTCTAATTTTTATCTCAGTCTCATTAGCTCTTATTCTCTTAAGTACATATATTAGAAATCAACAACTTTTGACTTACTCAGAAGAAATTCAACAGAGAATTGAGCTAAATGAATTAAATACAAAAATATTAATAAAAAGTGTGTATGTAAGTAATAATCTTGTATATGTAACAGTAACTAATAACGGTTCAACTACCTTCTATGATTTTAAATCGTTCGTGGTTATTGTAAAATATTATGCTAATATTAGTAATGTATCAACGCTAATACTTTCTCAATACAATTATTCAACTGTATTAGCATCTTATAAATGGATATCTAGTGCGATAGTGATTCCACCAGATAGTAATGCTGTTTTTACTATTGAACTGCCCTATCCTCCTTATCCCAACACTAAGGCTACAATTGTTATATCTACTAATTATGGTAATGAGGCTATTTGGAGGGGTATACTGTGA
- a CDS encoding type II/IV secretion system ATPase subunit, which yields MSFVNDYIRNLKEKPILVDNPNTLKGSKSYNAIYRVDDNIYIHVQSLKSEDGYNQYTVIEPPRPKPEEMEEIEEKFAKVVGDKDPPITIEEKEKFIKQKLEKILSKMRLSVAKEYAIYHFIRDKLYLGIIEPLIRDPYIEDISLPGLGHIYIVHKVFGPMRTSIKIEKEEELDDLIISLSEKTYRPVSHNRPIVDASLPDGSRVNFVYGIDVSRRGSNLTIRKFSKVPISITQLISFGTMSPLLAGYIWMMLDEGMNLFVCGETASGKTTTLNAITAFIPPNLKIVTIEDTPELTVPHSNWVAEVTRETGGEGTIKLFDLLKAALRQRPNYILVGEIRDKEGNVAFQAMQTGHSVMATFHAANITTLIQRLTGYPIEVPKTYINNLNIALFQTALYDKKGNLIRRVVEVDEIIDVDPATNDVIYIPSFTYDATEDKIIFAGRGSSYLIENKIAIRRGVSRKNIGILYDELNLRAEFLKNLVEKKIFNYFDVWAYVLKARQLGLEEAVRYVKNI from the coding sequence ATGAGTTTTGTTAATGATTATATAAGGAATTTAAAGGAAAAACCTATTTTAGTTGATAATCCCAATACTCTAAAAGGATCTAAGAGTTATAATGCGATATATAGAGTAGACGATAACATCTATATACATGTTCAAAGTTTAAAATCTGAAGATGGATATAATCAATATACTGTGATTGAACCTCCAAGACCTAAACCAGAAGAAATGGAAGAAATTGAGGAAAAATTTGCTAAGGTAGTAGGAGATAAAGATCCTCCAATAACTATTGAAGAGAAAGAAAAATTTATTAAACAAAAATTAGAAAAAATATTAAGTAAGATGAGATTGTCAGTAGCTAAAGAGTATGCTATTTATCATTTTATTCGAGATAAATTGTATTTAGGAATAATAGAACCATTAATTAGAGATCCCTATATTGAAGATATATCCTTACCTGGATTAGGTCATATCTACATAGTGCATAAAGTTTTTGGACCAATGAGAACATCAATAAAAATAGAAAAAGAAGAAGAATTAGATGATTTGATTATATCCCTAAGTGAGAAAACATATAGACCTGTATCTCATAATAGACCTATTGTTGATGCAAGTTTACCGGATGGTTCTAGAGTAAATTTTGTATACGGAATAGATGTAAGTAGAAGGGGTTCAAATTTAACTATAAGAAAATTCAGTAAAGTTCCAATAAGTATAACCCAGTTAATATCTTTCGGTACTATGTCTCCATTATTAGCCGGTTATATATGGATGATGTTAGACGAGGGAATGAACTTGTTCGTATGCGGAGAAACTGCCTCCGGAAAGACAACTACCCTCAACGCAATTACTGCTTTCATCCCTCCAAATTTAAAAATAGTAACAATAGAAGATACGCCGGAGTTAACTGTTCCTCATTCTAACTGGGTTGCCGAAGTGACTAGAGAAACCGGAGGAGAAGGGACAATAAAATTATTCGACTTACTTAAAGCTGCTTTAAGGCAAAGACCTAATTATATTTTAGTAGGCGAGATAAGAGATAAGGAAGGGAACGTAGCATTCCAAGCAATGCAGACTGGTCATTCAGTTATGGCAACCTTTCATGCAGCAAACATAACAACTTTAATACAGAGACTTACAGGATATCCGATAGAAGTTCCAAAAACCTATATTAATAACCTTAATATAGCACTATTTCAGACCGCACTATACGATAAAAAAGGCAATTTAATAAGAAGAGTGGTTGAAGTTGACGAAATAATTGACGTAGACCCTGCAACTAATGATGTAATTTACATTCCATCATTTACCTATGATGCAACTGAAGATAAAATAATTTTCGCAGGGAGAGGTTCTTCGTATTTAATAGAAAATAAAATAGCAATAAGAAGGGGAGTTAGTAGGAAAAATATTGGAATTCTTTATGATGAATTAAACTTAAGGGCAGAATTTCTTAAAAATTTGGTTGAAAAGAAGATATTTAACTATTTTGATGTATGGGCATATGTTCTTAAAGCGAGACAGTTAGGTCTAGAGGAGGCAGTTAGATATGTTAAAAATATTTAA
- a CDS encoding type II secretion system F family protein, with protein sequence MLKIFNKREELDSKYIFMIAYMLALFSSGVPPEIVVLHLSRENSFEPYVKFIKKIKNLVSGYRYKFSSAISFTTKTIHIRYLKEFLIRFSQAVTFGDDMVEFLTREIDFSLSEYNASSTRLIESMNNFLTIYATLNSSLTFLVADITILSLIYSGGTTLIIQLTILSLALLGNLTLVMYLLYRPENYMRYNKKDKTILFLSIMIPILLSVIFTSYITLLTVGIILAIIGFRYKTFENKIYNIERHYILFIRYFSRNYSIVGNLKDSLIAVLRGDLGDVKPLIKRAINRLSLGVNKEKVFKLIGDESKSVLVSMLTKVIYETITMGGNILVVGEILSKIGDSILNIRARKEQNGRAFETSIYALQTASAGISAALISIVGILSNIFSIGAVSTVFNFTPVNVDLISKILLIIILILSFANGIAITLAYGRSIYAGLYFIGILLILSSITYHIVLILTGEIFRELSSPSGVLSVP encoded by the coding sequence ATGTTAAAAATATTTAATAAGAGAGAGGAACTAGATTCAAAATATATATTTATGATAGCTTATATGTTAGCATTATTCTCGTCAGGAGTCCCACCAGAAATAGTTGTTCTTCATTTATCTAGAGAAAATTCATTTGAGCCTTACGTTAAATTTATAAAAAAGATAAAGAATCTCGTGTCAGGATATAGATATAAGTTTTCTTCTGCAATATCATTTACGACTAAAACTATACATATTAGATATTTAAAAGAATTTCTAATAAGATTCTCACAAGCAGTTACGTTTGGAGATGATATGGTAGAATTTCTAACTAGAGAAATAGATTTCTCCTTATCCGAATATAACGCATCTTCAACTAGATTAATAGAATCAATGAATAATTTCCTTACAATCTATGCTACATTAAATAGCTCCCTTACCTTTCTAGTAGCTGACATTACGATTTTATCCTTAATTTATAGTGGGGGAACTACTCTAATAATACAGCTTACTATCTTATCCTTAGCACTTCTAGGAAATTTAACATTAGTAATGTATCTCTTATATAGACCAGAAAATTACATGAGATACAATAAAAAAGATAAAACTATTCTGTTTTTATCAATAATGATTCCTATCTTGTTATCAGTCATATTTACTTCATATATAACGTTGTTAACAGTAGGCATAATATTAGCAATCATCGGGTTTAGATATAAAACATTTGAGAATAAAATTTATAATATAGAAAGACATTACATACTTTTTATAAGATATTTTTCTAGAAACTACTCAATAGTAGGCAACTTAAAAGATTCATTAATTGCTGTACTAAGAGGAGATTTAGGTGATGTGAAGCCATTAATAAAAAGGGCTATAAATAGACTTTCTTTAGGTGTAAACAAAGAAAAAGTATTCAAATTAATAGGTGATGAAAGTAAAAGTGTTTTAGTAAGTATGTTAACTAAGGTCATATATGAAACAATAACTATGGGTGGAAATATTTTAGTTGTAGGGGAGATCTTGAGTAAGATAGGCGATTCAATATTAAATATAAGAGCTAGGAAAGAACAAAATGGAAGAGCGTTCGAGACTTCAATTTATGCACTACAAACTGCCTCAGCAGGGATATCGGCTGCATTAATATCTATTGTAGGAATTTTAAGTAATATATTTTCAATAGGGGCTGTATCTACAGTTTTTAACTTTACGCCAGTAAATGTAGATTTAATATCTAAAATATTGCTTATTATTATACTAATTTTAAGCTTTGCAAACGGAATTGCAATCACATTAGCTTATGGAAGATCAATATATGCTGGCCTATACTTTATAGGAATATTATTAATATTAAGTTCAATAACCTATCATATAGTCCTAATACTTACTGGGGAAATATTTAGGGAGTTGTCATCTCCGTCAGGAGTCTTAAGCGTTCCTTAG
- a CDS encoding archaellin/type IV pilin N-terminal domain-containing protein: protein MGAKNAIKKYNRIVKRKGLAGLDTAIILIAFIITASVLAYVAINMGLFVTQKAKSTINKGEETASTALTLSGSVLYAVNYPTNTKSYWIFFTVSPSSGVSSVELSPATTAISFTASAEGIAYSNIYKYTLLTVSPSVLSNVIYANGQYLNLVDTETSGGQTYVYYPNPYYALLALNYTLSKTVKPSPLYITTSPPTTTTPSWLTHDNVFSFVLNISGTAVTYYAYVNQTFAFTYPVAGDPLVGSAIAPAGSVIGVMILFGPSLGSHVFQYQTITIQISPNIGSPLTLSEYVYQPEGNVTVIG, encoded by the coding sequence ATGGGAGCAAAAAACGCAATAAAAAAATATAATAGAATAGTAAAAAGAAAAGGGCTTGCAGGTTTAGACACTGCAATAATATTAATAGCATTTATAATAACTGCATCAGTATTAGCTTACGTGGCTATAAATATGGGATTATTTGTGACACAGAAAGCCAAATCCACTATAAATAAAGGAGAGGAGACAGCTTCTACGGCTTTAACTCTGTCTGGTTCTGTATTATATGCAGTAAACTATCCTACTAATACTAAGAGTTATTGGATATTCTTTACAGTATCGCCGAGCTCTGGAGTATCTAGTGTTGAACTATCTCCTGCTACTACAGCAATATCATTTACAGCATCTGCAGAAGGTATCGCCTATTCGAACATATATAAGTATACATTATTAACGGTATCTCCATCAGTATTAAGTAATGTTATATACGCTAATGGCCAGTATCTGAATTTAGTAGATACTGAAACAAGCGGTGGTCAAACTTATGTGTATTATCCAAATCCATATTATGCTTTATTGGCACTCAATTATACTTTATCTAAGACTGTTAAACCTTCGCCATTATACATAACAACTTCACCCCCAACTACCACTACTCCGAGTTGGTTAACACATGATAATGTGTTCTCATTTGTTCTTAATATTAGTGGCACAGCGGTTACCTATTATGCATATGTTAACCAAACATTTGCGTTTACTTATCCTGTAGCAGGTGATCCTCTAGTAGGTAGCGCAATAGCACCAGCAGGGTCCGTAATAGGTGTGATGATATTATTTGGTCCTAGTCTGGGTAGTCATGTATTTCAGTATCAAACAATAACTATACAAATATCACCTAATATAGGATCACCACTAACATTAAGCGAATACGTATATCAACCTGAAGGTAATGTTACTGTAATAGGATAA
- the malA gene encoding alpha-glucosidase MalA, whose amino-acid sequence MIEVEERNGIYRIRVNNPIPPVEFNFQGEKVNKIPEGLTIIEGENSIVVEKKLELEEHIVGLGEKATELDRRRFKYVMYNVDAGAYKRFQDPLYISIPFFISVYKGKATGYFVNSASKVIVDVGFTHYSKVIITIPHKDVEIYVFEGSTPEKVIEKYTDVTGKPYLPPKWALGYLISRYSYFPQDEIVKLLDLMKEFKVTGIFLDIDYMDSYKLFTWDKEKFPDVKKFIDEVHKRDIKIITIVDHSVKADQNYEVFLSGLGKYCETDKGELFVGKLWPGNSVYPDFFREETRKWWSELINKWLNQGIDGIWLDMNEPTDFSQYKEGEDRLLLAFPKNVVHYYKGKKVYHELVRNAYPYYEAMATYEGFKDKEVFILTRSGYAGIQKFAGIWTGDNTPSWDDLKLQIQLVLGLSISGVSYVGIDIGGFQGRGFEKIDNSLELLVKYFEIAMFFPLFRTHKAKDGIDTEPAFLPDYYKERVKKVIETRYKFLNYIYSLAVEAHNTGHPIIRPLFYEFPDDENTYRIEDEYMVGKYILYAPIIEKSDKRIVYLPRKSKWMEFWNQEINEGWVNSKSDLPLYVREGSLIQLDDGDLISFGDVEIKGKAVRRERKIMFNTPTYVRNLISEFGILKIDKVITEISL is encoded by the coding sequence ATGATTGAAGTTGAAGAGAGAAATGGGATTTATAGAATAAGAGTAAATAATCCGATCCCCCCAGTAGAGTTTAACTTTCAAGGAGAAAAGGTGAATAAAATACCCGAAGGATTAACAATAATTGAAGGAGAAAATTCCATTGTTGTGGAAAAGAAGTTAGAATTGGAGGAACATATAGTTGGTTTGGGAGAAAAGGCAACAGAACTTGACAGAAGAAGATTTAAATACGTGATGTACAACGTTGATGCTGGAGCTTATAAAAGATTCCAAGATCCGTTATATATTAGCATCCCATTCTTTATCTCAGTTTATAAGGGAAAAGCTACCGGATATTTTGTAAATTCTGCTTCAAAAGTCATTGTAGACGTTGGTTTTACTCACTACTCAAAAGTTATAATTACAATACCTCATAAAGATGTCGAAATTTACGTATTTGAAGGATCAACGCCAGAAAAGGTTATTGAGAAATATACAGATGTTACCGGCAAACCCTATTTACCACCAAAATGGGCTCTCGGTTATCTAATTTCCAGATACTCCTACTTTCCTCAAGATGAGATAGTTAAGCTACTTGATTTAATGAAAGAGTTCAAAGTCACCGGAATTTTTCTAGATATTGACTATATGGACTCATACAAATTATTTACTTGGGATAAGGAGAAGTTTCCTGATGTGAAAAAGTTTATTGATGAAGTACACAAAAGGGATATAAAGATAATAACAATAGTTGATCACTCAGTAAAAGCTGATCAGAATTATGAGGTGTTTTTATCTGGCCTAGGCAAGTATTGTGAGACTGATAAGGGAGAGTTATTTGTTGGAAAATTATGGCCGGGTAATTCAGTATATCCGGATTTCTTTAGAGAAGAAACAAGAAAGTGGTGGAGTGAATTAATTAATAAATGGTTAAACCAGGGTATTGATGGTATTTGGTTAGATATGAACGAACCAACAGATTTCTCACAATATAAAGAGGGTGAAGATAGGTTATTATTAGCCTTTCCTAAGAATGTAGTTCATTACTACAAAGGCAAAAAAGTGTACCACGAATTGGTTAGGAACGCTTATCCCTATTACGAAGCTATGGCAACATATGAGGGATTCAAGGACAAAGAGGTTTTTATACTTACTAGGAGCGGTTACGCAGGAATACAGAAGTTTGCCGGTATCTGGACTGGTGATAATACACCATCATGGGATGACTTAAAACTACAAATACAGTTAGTCCTCGGTTTATCAATTTCTGGAGTATCCTATGTAGGGATCGATATTGGCGGTTTCCAAGGAAGGGGGTTTGAAAAGATAGATAACTCATTAGAATTATTAGTAAAATATTTTGAGATTGCAATGTTCTTTCCCCTATTTAGAACACATAAGGCTAAAGATGGAATAGATACGGAACCTGCTTTTCTGCCGGACTACTATAAAGAGAGAGTGAAAAAGGTGATAGAGACTAGGTATAAGTTTTTAAATTACATATATTCTTTAGCTGTGGAAGCTCATAACACTGGACATCCAATAATTAGACCACTGTTTTATGAGTTCCCTGATGACGAGAATACATATAGGATAGAAGATGAATACATGGTCGGGAAATATATACTTTATGCTCCTATTATAGAGAAGAGTGATAAAAGGATAGTGTATTTGCCAAGAAAGAGTAAGTGGATGGAGTTTTGGAATCAGGAAATAAATGAAGGTTGGGTGAATAGTAAGAGCGATTTACCATTATATGTAAGGGAAGGAAGTTTAATACAATTAGATGACGGAGACTTAATTTCTTTTGGTGATGTAGAGATTAAGGGCAAAGCCGTAAGAAGGGAGAGAAAGATAATGTTTAACACACCAACATATGTCAGAAATCTCATAAGTGAATTTGGGATACTAAAAATAGACAAAGTTATTACTGAAATCAGCTTATAA
- a CDS encoding flagellar biosynthesis protein FlaG, whose amino-acid sequence MASEAISESIMLIVSIVLIGALAGIVFSLVSSISTSMMSYGLLESQKLVTNLQIDYATNTSPTTVVVYLQNVGESTIFNLDQSILYFGPEGNLQQIGYNTGTPPYWTVNINTLYPGSVAKITIYLSSPLSSNQYYTVEIYTPNGYSVSYTFGVS is encoded by the coding sequence ATGGCTAGTGAGGCGATAAGTGAATCTATAATGTTGATAGTAAGTATTGTATTAATAGGAGCATTAGCTGGTATTGTTTTTTCTCTAGTATCTTCTATATCAACAAGTATGATGTCCTACGGTTTATTAGAATCACAGAAATTAGTTACGAATTTACAGATAGATTATGCCACTAATACAAGTCCCACTACTGTAGTAGTTTATCTACAAAACGTGGGTGAATCTACAATCTTTAATCTAGATCAGAGTATATTATATTTTGGTCCTGAAGGGAATTTACAACAAATAGGATACAATACTGGCACACCACCCTATTGGACTGTTAATATTAATACTTTATATCCAGGATCAGTTGCTAAGATTACTATCTATTTGTCCTCACCTTTATCCTCAAATCAGTACTACACTGTTGAGATATATACTCCTAATGGATATTCAGTAAGTTATACTTTTGGGGTGAGTTAA